A DNA window from Acidimicrobiia bacterium contains the following coding sequences:
- a CDS encoding RpiB/LacA/LacB family sugar-phosphate isomerase, whose amino-acid sequence MRVVVGSDEQEHVVDVVVDYLRGLGHTVDLVGPPGGGTEQWAEVGHIVGRRVADGTADTGVLFCWTGTGASIAANKVAGVRAALCTDASTAEGARRWNDANILVMGLRLTSPTSAREMLDAWLSTGPEPTEADNIARAEHPDA is encoded by the coding sequence ATGCGGGTCGTGGTGGGCTCCGACGAGCAGGAGCACGTGGTGGACGTCGTGGTCGACTACCTGAGGGGGCTCGGGCACACGGTCGATCTCGTCGGCCCGCCCGGTGGCGGGACCGAGCAGTGGGCCGAGGTCGGACACATCGTCGGCCGGCGTGTCGCCGACGGGACGGCCGACACCGGCGTGCTGTTCTGCTGGACCGGGACAGGTGCATCGATCGCCGCCAACAAGGTTGCAGGCGTGCGCGCCGCCCTGTGCACCGATGCCTCGACAGCGGAAGGCGCGCGGAGGTGGAACGACGCCAACATTCTCGTGATGGGACTACGCCTCACCAGCCCGACGAGTGCACGGGAGATGCTCGACGCCTGGCTGTCGACCGGTCCGGAGCCGACCGAGGCCGACAACATCGCGCGGGCCGAGCATCCCGACGCCTGA
- a CDS encoding NAD(P)H-dependent glycerol-3-phosphate dehydrogenase produces MKVGVVGAGSWGTAVAGIISDHADVVLWARRAEVADSVNTEHVNAAYLPDLQLPESLVASTSLEAVVRDADVVVMGVPSHGVRDVLTSAREWVGPSTPVVSLSKGMERETKLRGTQVILEVLEGHDTDSVGVLSGPNLAREVVAGQPAASVIAMEDESIAADLQGLFMTPTFRVYTNPDVIGCEIAGALKNVMAIAAGIASGLGYGDNTMAALLTRGLAELTRLGLAAGGHAMTFGGLAGVGDLIATCTSEKSRNRTVGYELGKGRSLDEITSSMNMVAEGVKSTAAVLELAHDHDVEMPIAEQVGAVLYEGREPQDIVPALMLREAKSEAHGLAEARRHRDA; encoded by the coding sequence ATGAAGGTCGGGGTCGTGGGGGCGGGTTCGTGGGGTACGGCGGTGGCCGGGATCATCAGCGACCATGCCGACGTCGTGCTCTGGGCGCGTCGCGCCGAGGTCGCCGACTCCGTGAACACCGAGCACGTCAACGCGGCGTACCTCCCTGATCTGCAGTTGCCCGAGTCCCTCGTCGCATCGACGTCCCTGGAAGCGGTCGTACGCGACGCCGATGTCGTGGTCATGGGTGTCCCGTCGCACGGTGTCCGCGACGTGCTCACGAGTGCCCGCGAGTGGGTGGGCCCGTCCACTCCGGTGGTGAGCCTCTCGAAGGGGATGGAGCGTGAGACGAAGCTCCGCGGCACTCAGGTGATCCTCGAAGTCCTGGAGGGTCACGACACCGACTCGGTCGGTGTCCTCTCCGGCCCGAACCTGGCACGTGAGGTCGTGGCCGGTCAGCCGGCCGCGTCGGTCATCGCCATGGAGGACGAGTCGATCGCCGCTGACCTGCAGGGCCTGTTCATGACGCCGACGTTCCGCGTGTACACCAATCCCGACGTCATCGGCTGCGAGATCGCCGGCGCCCTGAAGAACGTGATGGCGATCGCTGCGGGCATCGCATCCGGCCTCGGCTACGGCGACAACACGATGGCGGCACTTCTCACCCGCGGATTGGCGGAGCTCACACGACTGGGTCTGGCCGCCGGGGGCCACGCCATGACCTTCGGGGGCCTGGCCGGCGTCGGTGACCTCATTGCGACCTGCACGAGTGAGAAGAGCCGGAACCGCACCGTCGGCTACGAGTTGGGGAAGGGCCGGTCGCTCGACGAGATCACGTCGTCCATGAACATGGTCGCCGAGGGCGTGAAGTCCACGGCCGCCGTGCTCGAGCTCGCCCACGACCACGACGTGGAGATGCCCATCGCCGAGCAGGTCGGCGCCGTGCTCTACGAGGGTCGCGAGCCCCAGGACATCGTTCCGGCACTCATGCTGCGTGAGGCGAAATCCGAGGCCCATGGCCTCGCGGAGGCCCGCCGGCACCGCGACGCGTGA
- a CDS encoding glycoside hydrolase family 38 C-terminal domain-containing protein, which produces MLPGVNAPDSPSGNVADTPRRIVGIVAHTHWDREWYAPFQEFRLRLVGLLDELLDLLEADTSYRRFMLDGQTAVVDDYLEIRPGNEARIRALVQQGRLSIGPWAVLMDEFMVSGETIIRDLQAGIHRASDLGGPMEVGYLPDMFGHVAQMPQILHRAGFEHAVVWRGVPSAIDRTAFVWHSPDGSSVRAAFLYGSYSNGRDIPDDASGLVARAVSYAAELGDAGHADNGDMLLMNGTDHQLPQPWLGRVVTDANALDTPFRFEVTSLPEYLDGRDTSGLPEWGGELRSGARSNILMGVASNRVDVHQLAAAAERTLERRAEPLAALLLPDADHPDRLLTLAWRKLILNAAHDSSCACSSDEVVEAVRVRYQEARQIAEGVTSRARRSLATDVDAPSGSTVVLNPTARSRGGVVEMTVPGTAPFRVVATVGTPLPTQTVDEIGGEAFSTTVTGTKILWVVEAMRGPEFRGTRIGRVETSEEPDGTVSVVLHAAGPDDDTVSLDELRDELTTRSAHDTTFRIRMLRAPAVRVVVRVPPVDGYGWTTLGVDTIGTGDPADGGVATRGTTLANDLLSATVNSVDGTVALRTPDGVEVEGAHRLVDGGDGGDTYNYSPPTEDRLVDRPEDLAVTVLEEGPVRARIRVDATYRWPASAVGDERRCEARTDHEETVHVETVYELRAGERFLRVHTEFDNRCRDHRLRAHAPLPAAVDGSDAECAFAVVHRGLTPEGGPHEFPLPTFPSRRFVDASDGECGLALLHDGLLEYEIVDDGREIALTLLRCTGYLSRLEPILRPNPAGPPDPLEGPQLRGRVHADYALLPHRGRWEDADLYGAADEFLVPLERVPGDGVRRSRPPQGQLLRVTGAEVSALTTRDGSTVLRVFNPTGTAGTCHIERAGRAVSGDVVSLRDEVVSSFRSPVAVGAGEIITLRLA; this is translated from the coding sequence ATGCTGCCCGGCGTGAACGCTCCCGACTCGCCATCAGGCAACGTGGCCGACACACCACGTCGCATCGTGGGGATCGTGGCGCACACGCACTGGGACCGCGAGTGGTATGCGCCGTTCCAGGAGTTCCGTCTCCGTCTCGTCGGACTCCTCGACGAGCTGCTCGACCTCCTCGAGGCTGACACGTCGTACCGACGCTTCATGCTCGACGGCCAGACGGCCGTCGTCGACGACTACCTGGAGATCCGCCCCGGGAACGAGGCCCGCATCCGCGCGCTCGTCCAGCAGGGGCGCCTCAGCATCGGTCCGTGGGCCGTCCTCATGGACGAGTTCATGGTCTCGGGCGAGACCATCATCCGTGATCTCCAGGCGGGGATCCACCGCGCGTCCGACCTCGGGGGGCCGATGGAGGTCGGCTACCTGCCCGACATGTTCGGGCACGTCGCCCAGATGCCCCAGATCCTCCATCGCGCCGGATTCGAGCACGCGGTCGTGTGGCGCGGTGTGCCCTCGGCGATCGACCGGACGGCCTTCGTGTGGCACTCCCCCGACGGGTCATCGGTCCGAGCGGCGTTCCTCTACGGCTCGTACTCCAACGGGCGCGACATCCCCGACGACGCCTCCGGGCTCGTCGCCCGGGCCGTCAGCTACGCCGCAGAGCTGGGTGACGCCGGCCACGCCGACAACGGCGACATGCTCCTCATGAACGGAACCGACCACCAGCTCCCACAGCCATGGCTCGGCCGCGTGGTCACCGACGCCAACGCTCTCGACACGCCGTTCCGCTTCGAGGTCACCTCGCTGCCCGAATACCTCGACGGTCGCGATACGAGTGGGCTTCCCGAGTGGGGCGGGGAGCTGCGGTCGGGTGCCCGGTCCAACATCCTCATGGGTGTCGCCTCCAACCGCGTCGACGTCCACCAGCTGGCGGCTGCCGCCGAGCGCACACTCGAGCGTCGGGCAGAACCGCTGGCCGCGCTGCTGCTCCCGGATGCGGACCATCCCGACCGACTACTCACCCTGGCGTGGCGAAAGCTGATCCTCAACGCCGCCCACGACTCGTCGTGTGCGTGCAGCAGCGACGAGGTCGTCGAGGCCGTGAGGGTCCGGTACCAGGAGGCACGCCAGATCGCCGAGGGTGTGACCAGCCGCGCACGTCGCAGCCTGGCGACCGATGTCGACGCACCCAGCGGGTCGACCGTCGTCCTCAACCCCACCGCACGATCGCGCGGTGGGGTCGTGGAGATGACGGTGCCGGGAACCGCGCCGTTCCGCGTCGTCGCGACAGTCGGCACACCCCTCCCGACGCAGACTGTCGACGAGATCGGCGGAGAGGCGTTCTCCACGACGGTGACCGGTACGAAGATCCTGTGGGTCGTCGAGGCGATGCGTGGGCCTGAGTTCCGCGGCACCCGTATCGGCCGGGTGGAGACATCCGAGGAGCCCGACGGAACGGTCAGCGTCGTCCTCCATGCTGCCGGTCCTGACGACGACACCGTCAGCCTCGACGAGCTCCGCGACGAGCTCACCACCCGGTCCGCCCACGACACGACGTTCCGGATCCGGATGCTTCGCGCTCCGGCGGTGCGGGTCGTCGTCCGTGTGCCTCCGGTCGACGGCTACGGGTGGACGACACTCGGCGTCGACACCATCGGGACCGGTGACCCGGCCGACGGGGGCGTGGCGACTCGGGGCACAACGCTCGCCAACGATCTTCTCTCGGCCACGGTGAACTCCGTCGATGGCACCGTGGCGCTGCGCACACCCGACGGCGTCGAGGTGGAAGGAGCCCACCGGCTGGTCGACGGCGGCGACGGCGGCGACACCTACAACTACTCACCGCCGACGGAGGATCGACTGGTCGACAGACCCGAAGACCTCGCGGTCACCGTGCTCGAGGAGGGCCCCGTCCGGGCGAGGATCCGTGTCGATGCGACCTACCGCTGGCCGGCGTCTGCGGTGGGCGACGAGCGGCGGTGCGAGGCACGAACCGACCACGAAGAGACGGTCCACGTCGAGACGGTGTACGAGCTGCGCGCCGGGGAGCGATTCCTGCGGGTCCACACGGAGTTCGACAACCGCTGCCGCGACCACCGGTTGCGTGCTCATGCACCCCTGCCGGCGGCGGTCGACGGATCCGACGCGGAATGTGCTTTCGCGGTCGTCCACCGCGGGCTCACGCCGGAGGGTGGGCCACACGAGTTCCCGTTACCGACGTTTCCCTCGCGACGTTTCGTCGACGCCTCCGACGGCGAATGTGGCCTGGCGCTGCTCCACGACGGACTCCTGGAGTACGAGATCGTCGACGACGGTCGCGAAATCGCTCTGACGCTCCTCCGCTGCACCGGCTATCTCTCCCGTCTCGAGCCCATCCTGCGGCCCAATCCGGCAGGGCCACCCGATCCCCTGGAGGGCCCCCAGCTCCGGGGACGTGTCCACGCCGACTACGCGCTCCTCCCCCACCGGGGCCGCTGGGAGGACGCCGACCTCTACGGGGCGGCCGACGAGTTCCTCGTGCCGCTCGAGCGGGTTCCCGGCGACGGTGTGCGACGCTCCCGCCCTCCGCAGGGACAGCTCCTCCGGGTCACCGGGGCCGAGGTGTCCGCCCTCACGACCCGCGACGGCTCGACCGTCCTGCGCGTCTTCAATCCCACCGGCACGGCGGGTACCTGCCACATCGAGCGCGCGGGTCGGGCCGTGTCGGGTGACGTCGTGAGCCTCCGCGACGAGGTCGTCTCGTCCTTCCGATCACCCGTGGCCGTCGGAGCCGGCGAGATCATCACTCTCCGCCTCGCCTGA
- a CDS encoding GYD domain-containing protein, producing MPTYVMLSTIGPDGWATIREQPDRIHAVKAEVESKGLKVVAQYALMGQYDFLNVIEAPDEATMAEAAVDLAARGTMRSTTLQAIPVEDFVAALESV from the coding sequence ATGCCGACTTACGTGATGCTCTCCACGATCGGACCCGACGGCTGGGCGACCATCCGGGAACAGCCCGATCGGATCCACGCCGTCAAGGCCGAGGTCGAGTCGAAGGGCCTGAAGGTCGTGGCCCAGTACGCGCTCATGGGCCAGTACGACTTCCTCAACGTGATCGAGGCACCCGACGAGGCGACCATGGCCGAGGCAGCCGTCGATCTCGCCGCCCGCGGCACGATGAGGTCGACCACGCTGCAGGCGATCCCCGTCGAGGACTTCGTCGCAGCCCTGGAGTCCGTCTAA
- a CDS encoding ribonuclease HII has product MATSGPTLRVENACRRDGDTVICGIDEVGRGAWAGPVTVGAVVAAPERPRTLRGVRDSKDLDPRRRAEADHAVRAWAHAVGIGHASHAECDEFGMTEALRRAGTRALAQVAEQGHEPDRILLDGTHDYLRLGGRVTTIVRGDATSLAVAAASCVAKVSRDALMEREAVHYPVYGFEGNRGYPAPVHRSALLAWGPSAIHRRSWIFMESLPWRDLAPPPGRLFV; this is encoded by the coding sequence GTGGCAACGTCGGGTCCGACGCTTCGGGTCGAGAACGCCTGCCGGCGCGACGGCGACACGGTCATCTGCGGGATCGACGAGGTCGGCCGCGGCGCGTGGGCGGGCCCGGTCACCGTCGGCGCGGTCGTGGCGGCGCCGGAGCGGCCCCGGACCCTTCGCGGGGTTCGCGACTCCAAGGATCTCGATCCTCGACGTCGCGCTGAGGCCGACCACGCCGTCCGGGCGTGGGCGCACGCCGTGGGGATCGGTCACGCCTCGCACGCGGAGTGTGACGAGTTCGGCATGACCGAGGCGCTGCGTCGTGCCGGCACCCGTGCTCTCGCCCAGGTCGCCGAGCAGGGTCACGAGCCCGACAGAATCCTCCTCGACGGAACCCACGACTACCTCCGGCTGGGTGGGCGCGTCACCACGATCGTCCGGGGTGACGCCACGTCGCTGGCTGTGGCGGCGGCGTCGTGTGTGGCGAAGGTCAGTCGTGACGCCCTGATGGAGCGGGAGGCCGTGCACTACCCCGTCTACGGCTTCGAGGGAAACCGGGGCTACCCGGCCCCTGTGCACCGCAGCGCGCTCCTGGCGTGGGGCCCGAGCGCGATCCACCGTCGCTCGTGGATCTTCATGGAGAGCCTTCCCTGGCGGGACCTCGCCCCGCCGCCCGGTCGCCTCTTCGTCTGA